From a region of the Cucumis sativus cultivar 9930 chromosome 6, Cucumber_9930_V3, whole genome shotgun sequence genome:
- the LOC101205810 gene encoding trihelix transcription factor GT-2: MLGDSTTSVLGGGAGGDSAVPATTTHRQDGLIVDMDENNNNSGEDERGRSSGGGGDDGDRGFGGNRWPRQETLALLKIRSEMDVAFRDASVKGPLWEQISRKLGELGYHRSAKKCKEKFENVYKYHKRTKEVRSGKPDSKTYKFFEQLEALENHPPLNFHSHLSKPTPPPPLPPPPTTVISHIPSTTVPSTTTTTLPHLLNISFSQPNPTIHLPSPPPPPAPLPLNNPTSLPTTVPPAVPFQINVSSTGVGMGFQSIEADLISNSTSDDVNSSTSSDEASRRRRRKRKWKDFFERLMKEVIDKQEEMQKRFLEAIEKREQERVVREEAWRMQEMAKINREREILAQERSMAAAKDAAITSFLQKITESQHNNNNNNNNPSQLSPPPPPPPSQQQQIPTSNPSPVVHPQQQPQLQPQLQPPPPPAPQASTLQVVVPNSTPQKVGNNNELLQMEIMKMDHNGGENYSISPASSSSRWPKVEVQALIKLRTNLETKYQENGPKGPLWEEISSAMKKLGYNRNAKRCKEKWENINKYFKKVKESRKTRPEDSKTCPYFHQLDALYREKSNNNNNMITSSTPIMQHQQQPLMVRPEQQWPPQQEMARPDSGNEEMESEPMDRDDKDDDDEDEEEEEEDEGGGNYEIVASKPATVSAAE; this comes from the exons aTGCTTGGAGACTCCACTACTTCCGTCTTGGGCGGCGGCGCCGGAGGAGACTCCGCCGTACCGGCGACTACGACACATCGTCAAGATGGGCTTATAGTGGACATGGAtgagaataataacaattctGGTGAAGATGAGAGAGGGAGAAGCAGCGGTGGAGGAGGAGACGACGGTGACCGGGGCTTCGGCGGAAACCGGTGGCCGAGACAAGAAACTTTAGCTCTCTTGAAAATACGGTCAGAAATGGACGTGGCTTTTCGAGATGCAAGCGTTAAAGGCCCTTTGTGGGAACAAATTTCCAG GAAATTGGGGGAGCTTGGGTATCATCGAAGTGCAAAGAAATGCAAAGAGAAATTTGAGAATGTTTACAAATATCACAAAAGAACTAAAGAAGTTAGAAGCGGGAAACCAGATAGCAAAACTTATAAGTTCTTCGAACAATTGGAAGCTCTTGAAAATCACCCTCCTCTTAATTTCCATTCTCATTTGTCTAAACCAACTCCTCCCCCACCCCTACCGCCGCCGCCTACCACCGTCATTTCCCACATTCCTTCTACTACTGTTCcatccaccaccaccaccaccctACCTCACTTATTGAACATATCGTTCTCTCAACCAAACCCCACAATTCACCTCCCATCTCCTCCGCCCCCTCCCGCTCCGTTGCCATTGAATAACCCTACAAGTTTGCCCACCACCGTCCCTCCCGCTGTCCCTTTCCAAATCAATGTCTCTTCCACGGGAGTGGGAATGGGGTTTCAAAGCATTGAAGCAGATCTCATCTCGAACTCGACTTCTGATGATGTCAACTCGTCCACATCATCAGATGAGGCGTCAAGacggaggaggaggaagaggaaatgGAAGGACTTTTTTGAGAGATTGATGAAGGAAGTGATTGACAAACAAGAGGAAATGCAAAAGAGATTCTTGGAAGCAATTGAGAAGAGGGAACAAGAGAGAGTTGTGAGAGAAGAAGCTTGGAGGATGCAAGAGATGGCCAAAATcaatagagaaagagagattttaGCTCAGGAGAGATCAATGGCGGCTGCAAAAGATGCCGCCATTACATCCTTCCTTCAAAAAATAACTGAATCCCAacacaacaataacaacaacaacaacaatccATCACAACTGTCGCCGCCGCcgccaccaccaccatcacAGCAACAACAAATTCCAACGTCAAATCCATCGCCAGTTGTGCATCCACAACAACAGCCGCAGCTGCAACCGCAACTGCAACCACCACCGCCGCCCGCACCACAAGCTTCCACATTGCAAGTGGTTGTTCCGAATTCCACCCCACAAAAAGTGGggaataataatgaattgtTGCAAATGGAGATAATGAAAATGGATCATAATGGTGGGGAGAATTATAGCATTAGCCCAGCTTCAAGCTCATCAAGATGGCCAAAAGTTGAAGTTCAAGCACTCATCAAATTGAGAACAAACCTTGAGACCAAATATCAAGAGAATGGGCCAAAAGGGCCATTGTGGGAAGAGATATCATCAGCCATGAAGAAACTTGGGTACAATAGAAATGCAAAGAGGTGCAAAGAGAAATGGGAGAACATAAACAAATACTTCAAGAAAGTGAAGGAAAGTAGAAAAACAAGGCCTGAGGACTCCAAGACTTGCCCTTATTTTCACCAGCTGGATGCTTTGTATAGGGAAAAgagcaacaacaacaacaacatgATCACATCGTCCACACCGATTATGCAGCATCAACAGCAGCCATTGATGGTTCGTCCGGAGCAACAATGGCCTCCACAACAAGAGATGGCTCGCCCTGACTCGGGAAACGAGGAGATGGAAAGCGAACCAATGGATCGTGATGATAAAGACGACGACGACGaagatgaagaggaagaggaagaggatgaAGGTGGAGGGAACTATGAGATTGTGGCGAGCAAACCGGCTACCGTGAGTGCTGCAGAGTGA